From the Butyrivibrio fibrisolvens genome, one window contains:
- the fliI gene encoding flagellar protein export ATPase FliI — translation MSGGLIDFGRYRKLETQTFYRTRGKVINIVGLTIESAGPDAKMGDICYIYPKQKGDESPVKYSGKPTMAEVVGFSNGRVQLMPYENTSGIGSGSIVENTESPLRVNVGDGLLGQTLDGLGRIDGTSYGQGHVLENGISYSVENQPPDPMSRDPISEVLPLGVKAVDGLLTVGKGQRIGIFAGSGVGKSTLLGMFARNTKADINVIALIGERGREVREFIERDLGEEGVQRSVVVVATSDKPALERVKAAKTATSIAEYFRDQGKDVLLMMDSLTRFSMAQREIGLASGEPPVSRGYPPSVYAEMPKLLERAGKSQKGSITGLYTVLVDGDDFNEPITDTARSILDGHIVLNRKLAQKNHYPAIDVLQSISRCMSAIASPQQKRSAGKFKNVMATYNDAEDLINIGAYRKGANKNIDYAIEKIDAVNDFLLQSTDEKFSFEEIIDQLETLFPDEPKK, via the coding sequence ATGTCAGGTGGACTTATAGATTTTGGCAGATATAGAAAACTTGAAACTCAGACCTTTTACAGAACAAGGGGAAAGGTCATAAATATCGTCGGTCTTACAATCGAGTCAGCAGGGCCCGATGCCAAGATGGGCGATATTTGCTATATCTATCCCAAACAAAAAGGGGATGAATCTCCTGTTAAATATTCCGGAAAGCCCACTATGGCTGAAGTTGTAGGCTTTTCAAATGGAAGAGTGCAGCTTATGCCATATGAGAATACCAGCGGAATAGGAAGCGGCTCTATCGTGGAAAATACAGAGTCGCCTCTTAGAGTTAATGTTGGTGATGGTCTTCTTGGTCAGACACTTGATGGGCTTGGCCGTATTGATGGAACTAGCTATGGTCAGGGACATGTCCTGGAAAACGGAATCTCTTATTCTGTTGAGAACCAGCCTCCGGACCCTATGTCAAGAGATCCGATATCAGAAGTACTGCCGCTTGGCGTTAAAGCTGTTGACGGACTTCTGACTGTCGGTAAGGGGCAGCGTATAGGGATATTTGCAGGTTCCGGAGTCGGCAAATCCACCCTCCTTGGTATGTTTGCGCGTAATACTAAGGCAGATATCAACGTAATAGCCCTGATCGGAGAGCGTGGAAGAGAGGTTAGAGAGTTCATAGAAAGAGATCTTGGCGAAGAAGGCGTCCAGAGATCTGTAGTAGTAGTAGCAACTTCAGATAAGCCGGCCCTAGAACGTGTCAAGGCAGCTAAGACAGCAACGTCAATAGCAGAGTATTTTAGAGATCAGGGCAAGGATGTTCTTCTTATGATGGACTCACTGACACGTTTTTCTATGGCGCAAAGAGAGATAGGGCTTGCCAGCGGCGAACCTCCTGTATCAAGAGGCTATCCGCCGTCTGTATATGCCGAGATGCCCAAACTCTTGGAAAGAGCCGGCAAGTCTCAGAAAGGATCTATAACAGGCCTATATACAGTGCTTGTAGATGGTGATGACTTCAATGAGCCTATCACAGATACAGCAAGATCGATCCTGGACGGACATATAGTCTTAAACCGTAAGTTGGCACAAAAGAACCATTATCCTGCAATAGATGTACTTCAAAGTATCTCAAGATGTATGTCTGCCATAGCATCTCCTCAGCAAAAGAGGTCTGCAGGTAAGTTCAAAAATGTAATGGCAACCTACAATGATGCAGAAGATCTTATCAATATCGGGGCCTACAGGAAGGGTGCTAACAAGAATATTGATTATGCCATCGAGAAGATAGATGCAGTCAATGATTTTCTACTCCAGTCAACGGATGAGAAGTTTTCCTTCGAAGAGATCATAGACCAGCTTGAGACTCTTTTTCCTGACGAACCCAAGAAATAA
- the sctL gene encoding type III secretion system stator protein SctL, with protein sequence MSNLVKGMWVTLDSEDTRIIDNNELSDIKIQESYEEEMRRRARQSAQMQTEEGMDGMDDMYEPSFNEGIPAEPIDRLMEDQEGMDGMDAMPSEMSLSDFDGESGMMPDSPSQMPGDEYGGQDPSYGGSGDMPPNIQKDIDQILNDAQVQANQIVADARAQADQILSQAREEGHRQGYDEGFQEGMSKSEDKIEKTLQKKEKELEARYERMTQSVEPEMVDTLTRIYEHVFNVSFKDDKEIILHLLQTALSRIESSGSLLIHISPDDYDMITDAKEQLMQNVVSPDTVLELVEDPTLKENECIIETDGGIFDCSVGVELEELGRKIKLLSFDRRN encoded by the coding sequence TTGTCTAATCTTGTAAAAGGCATGTGGGTAACTCTTGATAGTGAAGATACAAGAATCATCGATAATAATGAGCTGTCTGATATCAAGATTCAGGAGTCTTATGAGGAAGAGATGCGGCGCCGTGCAAGGCAAAGTGCCCAGATGCAGACTGAAGAAGGCATGGACGGCATGGATGACATGTACGAACCCTCTTTTAACGAAGGAATTCCTGCAGAACCGATTGACAGACTGATGGAAGATCAGGAGGGTATGGATGGAATGGATGCAATGCCCTCTGAGATGAGTCTGTCTGATTTTGATGGCGAAAGCGGCATGATGCCGGATTCTCCGAGCCAGATGCCGGGCGACGAATACGGCGGGCAGGATCCTTCATATGGCGGTTCGGGAGATATGCCTCCAAATATTCAAAAAGATATAGATCAGATATTAAACGATGCTCAGGTACAGGCCAATCAGATAGTTGCTGATGCCAGAGCTCAGGCTGATCAGATTCTGAGTCAGGCAAGGGAAGAAGGCCACCGCCAAGGTTACGACGAAGGTTTTCAGGAAGGCATGAGTAAGTCTGAAGATAAGATAGAGAAGACCCTTCAGAAAAAAGAAAAAGAGCTTGAGGCAAGATACGAGCGCATGACCCAGTCTGTAGAACCTGAGATGGTTGATACACTGACAAGGATCTACGAGCATGTGTTCAACGTATCCTTTAAAGATGATAAGGAGATAATCCTTCACCTTCTCCAGACAGCTCTTTCAAGAATAGAGTCAAGCGGAAGCCTTCTTATACACATTTCGCCTGATGATTATGACATGATCACAGATGCCAAGGAACAGCTCATGCAAAACGTAGTAAGCCCGGATACGGTACTTGAACTTGTAGAAGATCCTACACTTAAAGAAAATGAGTGCATTATCGAAACTGATGGCGGAATCTTTGACTGTAGTGTTGGAGTTGAGCTTGAAGAACTCGGAAGAAAGATAAAGCTTCTTTCTTTTGACCGTAGGAATTAG
- the fliG gene encoding flagellar motor switch protein FliG — MAPASNLTDNLSGTQKAAILLIALGPEKSSLIFKYLKEEEIEELTLEIANTRSVSSEIKEAVINDFYGVCLAQQYIAEGGITYAKELLEKALGEDKAMDVISKLTASLQVKPFEFIRKTDPSQILTFIQDEHPQTIALILSYMSPAQSSQILGALTPDRQADVAKRIATMDRTSPDTIKDVEKVLETKLSSLVNQDYTIIGGVDAVVEILNTVDRQTEKHIMETLEIEEPELADEIRKKMFVFEDILMLDDRSIQRVLRDVDNSDLSLACKGANEQVQTAIFNNLSKRLAVMIKEDMDFMGPVRMKDVEEAQQKIVNIIRKLEDSGEIVISRGGGDDIVV, encoded by the coding sequence ATGGCGCCTGCGTCAAATTTGACAGACAACCTTTCAGGCACACAGAAGGCAGCGATACTTCTTATCGCGCTTGGACCCGAGAAGTCATCTCTTATCTTTAAATACCTGAAAGAGGAGGAGATCGAGGAGCTCACTCTGGAGATTGCCAACACAAGATCTGTAAGCTCTGAGATAAAAGAGGCTGTTATCAATGATTTCTACGGCGTATGTCTTGCTCAGCAGTACATTGCTGAAGGCGGTATCACATATGCCAAGGAACTCCTTGAAAAAGCACTTGGTGAAGACAAGGCTATGGATGTTATCAGTAAACTTACTGCATCCTTGCAGGTTAAGCCTTTTGAATTTATCAGAAAGACTGACCCTTCACAGATACTTACTTTCATACAGGATGAGCATCCTCAGACGATCGCACTTATTTTGTCCTACATGTCACCAGCGCAGAGCTCGCAGATCCTGGGTGCCCTTACTCCTGACAGACAGGCAGATGTTGCCAAGAGGATAGCGACTATGGATAGAACGAGTCCGGATACTATCAAGGATGTAGAAAAAGTACTTGAGACCAAGCTGTCGTCTCTTGTTAACCAGGATTACACGATCATCGGCGGTGTCGATGCTGTTGTTGAGATTCTCAATACAGTTGATCGTCAGACAGAAAAGCATATCATGGAAACTCTCGAGATCGAAGAGCCCGAGCTTGCTGATGAGATCCGTAAGAAGATGTTCGTATTCGAAGATATCCTCATGCTGGATGACCGTTCGATCCAGAGAGTACTTCGCGATGTTGATAACTCAGATCTGTCTCTTGCTTGTAAAGGTGCAAATGAGCAGGTTCAGACTGCAATCTTCAATAACCTTTCAAAGCGTCTTGCAGTTATGATCAAGGAAGATATGGACTTCATGGGTCCTGTTCGTATGAAGGATGTTGAAGAAGCTCAGCAGAAGATCGTTAACATTATCAGAAAGCTTGAAGATTCCGGCGAGATCGTAATCTCCAGGGGCGGAGGTGATGATATAGTTGTCTAA
- the fliF gene encoding flagellar basal-body MS-ring/collar protein FliF has protein sequence MPDRLKAILDRAKEWWNRFTTKQKTMIVAVAAGALVTLAVLVMIFSQPKYITLVTADDTKQAAEIRDLLEENSIDYQLSEDALVFKVREESQQDARLLLASNGVQADDYTIDKVTDSSFTTTESDKQKKYVTYMEKKLEKDLASIESVNWARITLHVPEDDGTLLASQEDSTASILLELNDPEHFTKDNATYIAKIISAALGNETTEGIVIMDSTGMMLYAGEDETVMGIATSQLTLKQQAEAAVRTAVKNVILGTNMYDNVEVGTNLNMVFSTIDDTIHTYTPVEGGSQGVLSEHRSYSSDSTGGESGVPGTDSNDGTTYVTQDNENYSQSVTEEESHYLPNERITTTNTPPGAIDYTTSTVSVSAINYVILNEDDYKAEDHEGLSWKEYKVANAQPVDVTETIDAATLTRLQNLVANATGISTENVTVGLFEQNIYFDSEGFNMSLTDLLQIILILVILALLAFVIIRSLHSERQEEVEDEPEELSVEQLLESQPEEAESLENIEMDEGSETKKLIEEFVESNPEAAANLLRNWLNDDFA, from the coding sequence ATGCCCGATAGATTAAAAGCAATTCTCGACCGCGCCAAAGAGTGGTGGAACCGCTTTACAACTAAACAAAAGACTATGATAGTCGCAGTAGCTGCCGGTGCGCTTGTCACCCTGGCAGTTCTTGTGATGATATTTTCACAACCTAAGTACATCACGCTGGTTACAGCAGATGATACCAAGCAGGCTGCTGAGATAAGAGATCTTCTTGAAGAAAACAGCATAGATTATCAGCTGTCGGAAGATGCTCTTGTATTTAAGGTCCGCGAAGAGAGCCAGCAGGATGCAAGACTCCTTCTTGCGTCCAACGGCGTGCAGGCTGACGATTATACAATTGATAAAGTTACTGATTCTTCTTTTACCACAACAGAATCTGATAAACAGAAGAAGTACGTTACATATATGGAAAAAAAGCTGGAGAAGGATCTTGCATCTATTGAATCAGTAAACTGGGCAAGGATCACACTTCATGTTCCTGAAGATGATGGAACTCTTCTTGCATCACAGGAAGATTCTACAGCAAGTATACTTCTTGAATTAAATGATCCGGAGCATTTTACCAAAGACAATGCAACATATATTGCCAAGATAATATCCGCAGCTTTAGGAAATGAGACTACCGAAGGTATAGTTATCATGGATTCGACAGGCATGATGCTCTATGCGGGTGAAGATGAGACTGTAATGGGCATAGCTACTTCTCAGCTCACATTAAAACAACAGGCTGAAGCAGCAGTAAGAACGGCAGTAAAAAATGTAATACTTGGAACCAACATGTATGACAACGTAGAAGTTGGTACCAATCTGAATATGGTTTTTTCCACAATAGATGACACGATTCATACATACACACCTGTTGAAGGCGGATCTCAGGGCGTTTTAAGTGAACACAGATCTTATTCCTCGGATTCTACAGGAGGTGAGTCGGGGGTGCCTGGGACAGATAGTAACGATGGCACAACCTATGTGACTCAGGACAATGAGAATTATTCCCAGTCGGTCACGGAAGAAGAGTCACATTATCTTCCAAACGAAAGGATCACAACTACCAATACCCCTCCAGGGGCGATTGATTACACTACATCAACTGTATCTGTATCAGCAATCAATTATGTAATACTTAATGAGGATGATTACAAAGCAGAAGATCATGAGGGTCTTAGCTGGAAAGAATATAAGGTTGCAAATGCTCAGCCTGTTGATGTTACTGAAACAATAGATGCAGCAACGCTTACAAGGCTTCAGAACCTTGTAGCCAATGCAACAGGCATCAGCACAGAAAATGTTACCGTAGGTCTTTTTGAACAGAATATCTATTTTGATAGTGAAGGCTTTAATATGAGCCTTACAGATCTGCTGCAGATAATCCTCATCCTCGTGATACTTGCACTTCTTGCATTTGTTATCATCAGAAGTCTTCATTCCGAGCGCCAGGAAGAGGTGGAGGACGAGCCGGAAGAACTGTCTGTTGAGCAGCTTCTTGAGTCTCAGCCAGAAGAAGCTGAATCTCTTGAGAACATCGAAATGGATGAAGGATCTGAAACCAAGAAACTTATCGAAGAATTTGTTGAGTCCAATCCGGAAGCAGCTGCGAACCTGCTCCGTAACTGGCTTAATGATGATTTTGCTTGA